In Ipomoea triloba cultivar NCNSP0323 chromosome 15, ASM357664v1, one genomic interval encodes:
- the LOC116005806 gene encoding uncharacterized protein LOC116005806, producing the protein MDQDKSQYCDFARLTNRYPTEIQHQASREMGFLKPLVAETSESSKAKAPEEEIVLSDTEDENNHENSAVEKPLPLISVKQEPVDDLHENPSVLDKSLSLLADINHMTTVIYGPHQLQPLLLYFQNLICSLSWMNTEDPADEEDNLPLSQVKKNKEKAKGKKKVQEEQADTNPVQKIQVFTVPAPRRKTRSSSIIEQKETPSLVRKSKRKQTAAEPNVSQEATRHKKRKKSISTNPDHTLVAESQPDVSAVVPLETITPQFLSDEFAARWDSTNQRKILSERFLDVEKFKSQCQLMPVFEKLNLVKSVTSLKSYPPVAIKEFYANLMLTLKEVGSSQYGRVWLRGNEYNFNPSIINMYLGIDASDIEDPVLGANTITKVITGGTYNYCPTETNMLPAKSLTTKYAILHKIAMTNWMPSEHRGGLNLHMANLIYRIGKCILVDLGDLIFKHVATFKKPATKESKVKLPFPCTIYGVLYTQGFKPEPNEPVDVPQVRLIDARLKSGSHVLDIFPEHGSSSAPALNLDAPYTSRLTAQHLDRSIKDLNTIIQILVEKRTIEMQLREQLRLRDQEMAATTAGQSDEPSMTPDAQTTSNLPDVEVTLNSQEAESSESE; encoded by the exons ATGGATCAAGACAAATCACAATATTGTGATTTCGCAAGACTCACCAACAGATATCCAACTGAAATCCAACATCAAGCATCACGGGAGATG GGGTTCCTCAAGCCACTTGTAGCCGAGACCAGTGAATCATCCAAAGCTAAGGCTCCTGAG gaaGAAATTGTTCTCTCGGATACAGAGGATGAAAATAATCATGAAAATTCTGCTGTTGAAAAACCCTTGCCTTTAATTTCTGTTAAACAAGAACCTGTTGATGATTTACATGAAAATCCTTCTGTTCTTGATAAAAGCTTATCTTTACTTGCTGATATTAACCATATGACTACTGTTATATATGGTCCACATCAACTACAACCCCTACTTCTCTATTTTCAAAACTTGATATGTTCACTATCTTGGATGAACACAGAAG ATCCAGCTGATGAAGAAGACAATCTGCCGCTGTCTCAAGTTAAGAAAAACAAGGAGAAAGCCAAAGGCAAGAAGAAGGTGCAAGAAGAACAAGCCGATACAAATCCTGTACAGAAAATTCAAGTCTTCACGGTTCCTGCTCCAAGGCGCAAAACCAGGTCATCATCAATCATTGAACAGAAGGAAACCCCATCTCTTGTCAGAAAATCCAAGAGGAAACAAACAGCTGCTGAACCAAATGTCTCACAAGAAGCTACCCGTCataagaagaggaagaagagtaTTTCAACCAATCCTGATCACACCCTAGTGGCTGAAAGCCAGCCAGATGTGTCTGCTGTGGTACCACTTGAAACAATCACACCACAATTTCTTTCTGATGAGTTTGCAGCAAGATGGGACTCCACAAACCAAAGAAAAATTTTGAGTGAAAGATTTCTTGATGTTGAAAAATTCAAATCCCAGTGCCAACTCATGCCAGTATTTGAGAAGCTGAACCTGGTGAAATCTGTGACAAGCCTGAAAAGCTACCCACCTGTTGCCATAAAGGAATTCTATGCAAACCTTATGCTGACCCTTAAGGAAGTGGGTTCATCTCAATATGGGCGTGTATGGCTCCGAGGAAATGAATACAACTTCAATCCTTCCATCATCAACATGTACCTGGGCATTGATGCAAGTGATATTGAGGATCCTGTTCTGGGAGCAAACACAATCACAAAGGTCATTACAGGTGGAACATACAACTATTGTCCTACTGAGACAAACATGCTGCCGGCAAAATCATTGACTACGAAGTATGCAATCCTGCACAAAATTGCCATGACGAATTGGATGCCGAGTGAGCACAGAGGAGGATTGAACTTGCATATGGCCAATCTGATCTACAGAATAGGAAAATGTATACTTGTTGACCTAGGTGACTTAATTTTCAAGCATGTGGCAACTTTCAAGAAACCTGCTACTAAGGAAAGCAAAGTGAAGTTACCCTTCCCATGTACAATCTATGGGGTACTTTACACACAAGGATTCAAACCAGAACCAAATGAACCCGTGGATGTTCCTCAAGTAAGACTGATCGATGCTCGACTCAAATCGGGATCACATGTGCTTGACATTTTTCCAGAACATGGAAGCAGTTCTGCTCCAGCCTTAAATCTTGATGCTCCATACACAAGCAGGCTAACAGCACAGCATTTAGACAGAAGCATCAAGGATCTCAACACAATCATTCAAATTCTTGTTGAGAAGAGAACAATTGAGATGCAGCTGCGTGAACAACTGAGATTAAGGGATCAAGAGATGGCTGCTACTACTGCTGGACAATCTGATGAACCTTCCATGACACCTGATGCTCAAACTACTAGCAACCTACCGGATGTTGAGGTTACCTTGAACAGCCAGGAGGCTGAATCTTCAGAATCGGAATGA
- the LOC116007299 gene encoding uncharacterized protein LOC116007299, which produces MVMTPFHGGSTTSATAVSLVLTLFLILDSPAAMGNPVVDLSSIEEVVNMAGYGEEKLSTVLIDGTVLCHPCLYAEKAAARDDGLRQPPPPQPISGASVGVFCGGRWRRLWARNTTDEYGEFLIDLPSHLHALPNLHNICRVKILHLPRGSTCSTHPSFKGKGIKLTAIRDVGVRTYTAHNIHITPKTCTKR; this is translated from the exons ATGGTGATGACCCCATTTCACGGCGGAAGCACCACTTCTGCTACGGCAGTCTCGCTGGTATTGACGCTGTTTTTGATTCTTGATTCTCCGGCGGCCATGGGGAACCCCGTTGTTGACTTGTCTAGCATAGAAGAGGTGGTGAACATGGCCGGCTATGGGGAGGAGAAGCTTTCCACTGTTCTCATTGATGGTACTGTCCTCTGTCATCCTTGTCTCTACGCTGAAAAGGCGGCGGCTCGTGACGATGGTCTCCGGCAGCCGCCTCCGCCACAACCCATCTCAG GTGCTTCCGTGGGTGTTTTCTGCGGAGGGAGATGGCGGCGATTATGGGCGCGGAACACGACGGACGAATACGGCGAGTTCCTCATAGATCTGCCTTCCCATCTCCATGCACTTCCAAACCTACACAACATTTGCAGGGTTAAGATTCTTCATCTTCCAAGGGGTTCAACCTGCAGCACCCACCCATCTTTTAAAGGGAAAGGCATCAAGCTCACCGCAATCCGCGACGTCGGCGTCCGTACTTACACCGCCCACAACATACATATCACCCCTAAAACATGCACAAAACGTTAA